CCGTTCGCAAGTCTTCGCGAGGAAAATTCAGTAGATCTTCCCGATCAAACCATTGCCCCTCTTCTTTACCCACCGTGGTAATCATTAAGCGATAAGTTTCCTGATCTGCTGCCTGCCACTGTCCATTTTTCAGATGGCTTTCTAGGATTTGGTAACGCAAGGCTTGTACAGTTTGTTGTAGGGTACGAAGTTTCGTTGCCAACTCAGGATCAACCCGTTTTGTAGTTTCTTGAAAGCATGTATAGGCCAGCTCTGTAGCACCCTGGTTCATTGCTTCTTGAATTAAGCTAGTCGGGTTTTTAGCTTGTCCAATATAGAGCAAGCAGGTTTGCTTCCACCAGTCATCGTAGAAGTGTTCATAAAACAGGCTTTCTCGCTGTTTTTGGGCAATCTGGGTGGCAGCTAAATATTCCTGAAAGCTCAAGTGGGCAAATTCAAATTCATCTGGTTCTCGCTCCACTAATAGCTCACTGATTTGCACCACTTGTTCTAAAAACTCTTTGGCATCTACTATTTCCCTCTGTTCCGTGAGGTACCCAGTTAACCGCTGAAGCAAGGTCGTGCGGTCGATCCGTTCTTGCTTTTGTTGCATCATCTCCAGTGCCAGCATTTGCAGAATGGTTTGCGCTTCGCATTGGGTCAGCAACGTTTCTAACTTTCTGGCACTAGGGCGATCGCGCAATTGCAAAAGACAAATCTCTCGATATAACTCCACGCGACGCCTCGGCAAATCTGCACCTGGGTAGCGCCGATGAAAAGTAACGATCATATTCAGCAAAAGTGGATTTTTTGCCAGATCCTTTAGCTCTTGCCGTGCCTCGATTTGCACCAACAGTTCTGTTGCGGCTTGAGTTGCCGATTGCTTTACATCTGGGGTATCGCGGCCACCGTTGGCGTAGCGCTCTTGGCACAGATACCACCGACCTACAAAATCTTGACGCTGTTTGGCATTAAAGTCCCGCACCCAGAGCGGAGTTGTAAACTCTAGGCGATCGCCCACTTCCCGCTCGGTGTAAGCCTTAGGCCGAGACGTGAGAATGAATATTGACTTGCCATACTGCCGCATTTGTTCATTAATCCAACGAGCAACTGCTGGACGTTGGGATTTTGCCACTTCGTCAAACCCATCCAGCATGACGATCGCGTCACCTTTCTTGAGGATGTCCTTCATCCAATCAGCCGACACCTGTAAATCACTCCCTCCAGGAAGTTTTGGTACATGCTGACTGATAATCAGCTCTGGCAAAGTAGGCGGTTGCTCTTGTGCTAATACATCTCGATATTTTCTCAACGCTAGGAACACCGGAATCTTCTTCGGTACGTTGTAGCGACTTTGTTTCCGAGTGCCATAGATATAAGCAATATGCTTTAACAGAGTGGTTTTGCCATAACCACCCCAAGCTAAGATTACGATTTGACGAAAAGTGGGCTGTTTAGAGGCTCTACTTAAGAAATTCCAAATGCCTAGATCGCCTTCAGTTGCGATTTCCGTTGGTAATGATCGGAATCCTGGCAGGCTAGCACTAGCAGCCAACTCCAGTGGCACAAATACTTCTTCTAAGAGCGGAATAAAAATGCCTTGATGTTGAGCAGCTCCCTCCGATCGCAATGCTTGGCAATCTAACGCCTGACATTCCAAATATCGGTCTTCAGTTGTTCGTCGGGCTGGTTCTGCCAAACCGCGATCGATCGCCGCATTAAATTTTTTACCCGCCTTTTCAAATCGCTCCTTATTGCCCTCATGTACAGGCTGAAGTAGCTTAGCTCCATAGGAAATTCCTACTCCAATCACCAAAGAGGCGATCGCTTTGAGAATATCGCTCTCCATGAACAGTTGCCAAAAAGCTCCTACTCCTCCAACTGCCACTCCTCCAGGCTTAACTGCTTTTAGTACAATCTCAGCAATTTGCTCATTCAGTGACGTTTTCTCAGCAGATTTCTCTTTGGGGTCTGGCGCTTGGGTCATACTGTCATCAGGGCAGCGATTTCCATATTTTGGCTTGCAGAGAGAGATAATGACAGAAATTTAACTCAAAATAGCGATCGCTTTCCTAGGTTGGAAGCG
This region of Trichocoleus desertorum NBK24 genomic DNA includes:
- a CDS encoding GUN4 domain-containing protein; translation: MTQAPDPKEKSAEKTSLNEQIAEIVLKAVKPGGVAVGGVGAFWQLFMESDILKAIASLVIGVGISYGAKLLQPVHEGNKERFEKAGKKFNAAIDRGLAEPARRTTEDRYLECQALDCQALRSEGAAQHQGIFIPLLEEVFVPLELAASASLPGFRSLPTEIATEGDLGIWNFLSRASKQPTFRQIVILAWGGYGKTTLLKHIAYIYGTRKQSRYNVPKKIPVFLALRKYRDVLAQEQPPTLPELIISQHVPKLPGGSDLQVSADWMKDILKKGDAIVMLDGFDEVAKSQRPAVARWINEQMRQYGKSIFILTSRPKAYTEREVGDRLEFTTPLWVRDFNAKQRQDFVGRWYLCQERYANGGRDTPDVKQSATQAATELLVQIEARQELKDLAKNPLLLNMIVTFHRRYPGADLPRRRVELYREICLLQLRDRPSARKLETLLTQCEAQTILQMLALEMMQQKQERIDRTTLLQRLTGYLTEQREIVDAKEFLEQVVQISELLVEREPDEFEFAHLSFQEYLAATQIAQKQRESLFYEHFYDDWWKQTCLLYIGQAKNPTSLIQEAMNQGATELAYTCFQETTKRVDPELATKLRTLQQTVQALRYQILESHLKNGQWQAADQETYRLMITTVGKEEGQWFDREDLLNFPREDLRTVDKLWVKYSNGKFGFSVQKQIYLECGGKADGNYPDSEIWEEFCERIQWLRNGKYSIYATNDVLSEEALLGYLPFFGIWMGVVERDQLPPAVFVDDDFLGNVVAISAVGCALFLHIDNYGV